In the Purpureocillium takamizusanense chromosome 5, complete sequence genome, one interval contains:
- a CDS encoding uncharacterized protein (TransMembrane:4 (i59-79o99-120i178-198o204-227i)~EggNog:ENOG503P7VK), with protein MSNPRGGGGGATARLRRTFRYPHDSDSDAEPDAMDEQEQETLIANLVAENTSRNETFRLALLALPLLSTLPYLIALFLAPRRQSPPSSYPGRGDGGGSGSSTAFLCLLGLTSLLATAYLLHRLPPTVTGIAPLDAWSRGGGVASFSSSSARGHGHGWRSRAGVLDGGGSGSGSPLDMYLPYLNLVLVAMVALLGLVAGRGPGEFGVVGIGNLPALVYVVVLIAKVVMGSVDPERELSALKYRFKGA; from the exons atgTCCAAcccacgcggcggcggcggcggcgcgacagcCCGTCTCCGGCGCACGTTCCGCTACCCGCacgactcggactcggacgccgagcccgacgccatggacgagcaAG AGCAAGAAACCCTCATCgccaacctcgtcgccgaaAACACCTCCCGCAACGAGACCTTtcgcctcgcgctcctcgccctccccctgCTGTCTACCCTCCCGTACCTCATAgcgctcttcctcgccccccGGCGCCAGTCCCCCCCGTCGTCCTACCCCGGTagaggagatggcggcggtagcggcagcagcacggccttcctctgcctcctcgggctcacctccctcctcgccaccgcgtacctcctccaccgcctccccCCGACCGTCACTGGCATCGCGCCCCTGGACGCTTGGTctcgcggaggcggcgtcgcctccttctcgtcctcgtccgcgcgtgggcatggccatggctggaggagccgcgctggcgtgctcgacggcggcggcagcggtagcGGATCGCCCCTGGACATGTACCTGCCATACCTGAAcctggtcctcgtcgccatggtggcgCTCTTGGGCCTCGTGGCTGGGCGTGGGCCCGGGGAGTTCGGGGTGGTTGGCATTGGCAACTTGCCCGCCCTCGTGTATGTCGTCGTTTTGATCGCCAAGGTCGTAATGGGCAGCGTGGACCCGGAACGGGAGCTGTCGGCCCTCAAGTACCGGTTCAAGGGTGCCTGA
- a CDS encoding uncharacterized protein (COG:O~EggNog:ENOG503NU3H) has translation MSHHCHDEHAGHGGHDHHEHDHDHSDDITPALQSSLYEQINFDEITTLNESRRDAGKAVVKKTWAERLSSEPELESDADEQLLMTVPFTEQVKLHSILLRTSPSPSAPRTLHLYINRADLDFSSAEELEPVQKLELSQTSDVQEIPVKRALFGKVQRLGLFFVDNFGDGDEDVSRVSYVGFKGEWTRLGRAPTNILYEAAPQPGDHKLKGTSVNKMGSDIGGGRGPGM, from the exons ATGTCGCACCACTgccacgacgagcacgccgggcacggcggccacgatCACCACGAgcacgaccacgaccactCGGACGACATCACGCCGGCGCTGCAGTCGTCGCTATACGAGCAGATCAACTTTGACGAGATCACGACGCTCAACGAGTCGCGCAGGGACGCGGGCAAGGCGGTGGTGAAGAAGACGTGGGCGGAGCGGCTGAGCTCCGAGCCGGAGCTGGAGAGCGATGcggacgagcagctcctcaTGACGGTGCC CTTCACCGAGCAGGTCAAGCTGCACTCCATCCTGCTCCGcacatcgccgtcgccctcggcgccgcgcacgctGCACCTGTACATCAACCGGGCGGACCTGGACTTTtcgtcggccgaggagctcgagccgGTGCAGAAGCTGGAGCTGTCGCAGACGTCGGACGTGCAGGAGATCCCGGTGAAGCGCGCGCTCTTCGGCAAGGTGCAGCGGCTGGGGCTCTTCTTCGTGGACAActttggcgacggcgacgaggacgtgtCGCGCGTGAGCTACGTCGGCTTCAAGGGCGAGTGGACGAGgctcggccgcgcgccgaccAACATCCTGtacgaggcggcgccgcagcccggcgACCACAAGCTCAAGGGGACGAGCGTCAATAAGATGGGGAGCGACATTGGCGGGGGTAGAGGGCCGGGGATGTGA
- a CDS encoding RNA helicase (EggNog:ENOG503NW41~COG:A), whose protein sequence is MADFDLASSFIPALHKPAALLPIAKHRQSLLYVVETYPVTIVIGQTGSGKTTQIPQYLEAAGWCADGKIIGITQPRRVAATTVAVRVAEELGCELGKEVGYSIRFEDVTSAETRIKFMTDGLLIREALVDPLLSRYSVIMVDEAHERSISTDVLLGLLKKIRRKRPDLRIIVSSATLQAEEFLKFFSHSSDERPSEKENGDEENTVAKIVNLEGRTYPIDILYLETPAENYLEKAIDTVFDIHTQEGEGDILAFLTGREEIDNAVQAVSERAAQTGSKYEAIQPLPLYAGLSSEQQMYVFDKLPEKTRKVVFSTNIAEASVTIDGIVHVVDCGFVKLRAYNPVTGIETLTATPISKASASQRAGRAGRTKPGKCFRLYTEHDYEALPQTNPPEIQRSNLAPVILQLKALGIDNVVRFDYLSPPPSELMSKALELLYSLGALDEYAKLTRPLGFRMAELAVEPMMAKVLLSAEAFGCLSEILTIAAMTSLGGSVWFYHDGEQKQMESSRRKFAAEEGDHLTLLNVYTAFVTKGKKESRFCYENNLNFKSMTRAVSIRAQLKRYLERFSITVDESLAAQQPKPDYARKAEQIRRCLTAGYFAHAARMQPDGTYRNVAGGTVLHAHPSSLMFNRKADWVIFHEVMETGDKTFIRDVTKIEKGWLLEYAPEFYKVAQSKG, encoded by the exons atggccgacttcgacctcgcctcgtcgttcATCCCTGCTCTGCATAAACCAGCGGCCCTCCTACCCATAGCAAAGCACCGTCAGAGCCTGCTCTACGTCGTCGAGACATACCCTGTCACGATAGTCATTGGTCAGACCGGCTCAGGGAAGACGACACAGATACCCCAGTATCTAGAGGCCGCTGGTTGGTGCGCTGATGGAAAGATTATTGGCATCACCCAG CCTAGGCGGGTCGCTGCTACGACAGTAGCTGTGCgtgtcgccgaggagctcggaTGTGAGCTCGGCAAGGAAGTGGGCTACTCAATCCGCTTCGAGGATGTCACGTCCGCAGAGACACGCATCAAATTTATGACTGATGGCCTCTTGATACGGGAGGCGCTTGTCGACCCCCTACTGAGCCGGTACTCGGTCATCatggtggacgaggcgcatGAGAGGTCCATCAGCACCGACGTTCTTCTAGGTCTGCTCAAAAAGATCCGCAGGAAACGGCCAGACCTGCGCATCATCGTGAGCAGCGCGACGCTCCAGGCCGAAGAGTTTTTGAAGTTCTTTTCCCACTCGAGCGACGAGCGGCCATCAGAAAAAGAGAATGGCGACGAAGAAAACACCGTTGCCAAGATTGTGAATCTCGAGGGCCGGACATATCCCATTGACATCCTGTACCTCGAGACTCCGGCGGAAAACTACCTCGAAAAAGCAATAGACACCGTATTCGACATCCATACGCAAGAAGGGGAAGGAGACATTCTGGCATTCCTGACCGGGCGTGAGGAAATCGACAACGCCGTTCAGGCCGTGTCGGAGAGGGCCGCCCAAACGGGGAGCAAGTATGAGGCGATTCAACCACTGCCTCTGTATGCCGGATTATCATCGGAGCAGCAGATGTATGTCTTCGACAAACTACCAGAAAAGACGCGCAAGGTGGTCTTCTCGACGAACATTGCCGAGGCGTCGGTAACCATTGATGGTATCGTCCATGTGGTCGACTGTGGCTTCGTCAAACTGCGGGCTTACAATCCCGTGACTGGGATCGAGACGCTCACGGCTACACCAATATCGAAGGCCTCCGCGTCCCAAAGGGCCGGAAGAGCGGGCCGTACGAAGCCGGGGAAATGTTTTCGGCTGTATACGGAACACGACTACGAGGCTCTGCCGCAGACGAATCCGCCGGAGATACAGAGGTCCAACCTGGCCCCGGTGATCCTCCAGTTGAAGGCTCTGGGGATTGACAATGTGGTACGATTCGATTATCtgtctccgccgccctctgaACTCATgtccaaggccctcgagctcctctACTCTCTGGGTGCCTTGGACGAGTACGCCAAGCTGACGCGGCCGCTGGGCTTCCGAATGGCGGAACTGGCAGTCGAGCCCATGATGGCCAAGGTCCTTCTGTCCGCAGAGGCCTTTGGTTGCCTCAGCGAGATTCTGACAATCGCTGCGATGACGAGtctgggcggcagcgtgtGGTTCtaccacgacggcgagcagaaGCAAATGGAAAGCTCGCGGCGCAAATTCGCCGCCGAAGAGGGCGACCACCTCACCCTACTCAATGTCTACACCGCGTTCGTCACCAAAGGGAAGAAGGAGTCGCGTTTCTGCTACGAGAACAACCTCAACTTCAAGTCCATGACGCGGGCGGTCAGCATTCGGGCGCAGCTCAAGCGCTACCTCGAGCGGTTCAGCATCACGGTGGACGAGTCCcttgcggcgcagcagcccaaACCAGATTACGCCAGAAAAGCCGAGCAGATACGACGCTGCCTGACGGCAGGGTACTTTGCGCACGCGGCGAGGATGCAGCCCGACGGCACGTATCGCAACGTCGCTGGTGGGACTGTGCTGCACGCGCACCCGAGCTCCCTCATGTTCAACCGCAAGGCGGACTGGGTGATTTTCCACGAGGTCATGGAGACGGGCGACAAGACGTTCATCAGGGACGTGACCAAGATTGAAAAGGGTTGGCTGCTCGAGTACGCGCCGGAATTCTACAAGGTCGCACAGTCGAAAGGCTAG
- the PHO81_2 gene encoding phosphate system positive regulatory protein pho81 (COG:P~EggNog:ENOG503NXDY) translates to MKFGKQIQKRQLEVPEYAASFVNYKALKKLIKKLSATPTLAAQNDVLRSATPVDSQAALQANKATFFFQLERELDKVNAFYLQKEAELKIRLKTLLDKKKVLQTRQGISRRSSKFTTLEEGFQQFATDLNKLQQFVEINGTAFSKILKKWDKTSKSKTKELYLSRAVEVQPFFNATVISELSDQATTSLQELGAWSDGIQVNFQTSGHVVTSQHFVGTDEGDADTLLLDTVITGNLESLRDLLAKMQSASDVSDGDNSLTDRVTRTFLTAIHDAPQTALQVLLDTGLVDLHSYDDINERNCLHQAAIYGKQYVLDWGLKAGVAVGRTDVYGRVPLHYASLHGRLPMLEVLLDANLSTIDLIDHDNFTPLIHAIIHGHLNCIEHLLAKSARIDPTSDTDHVPLNLACEHGSEPVVEMLLKHGAKIVPDAEGLYPQHLVARAGKSSQLLLLLKQYGADLDQIDKLYGWTPLVHAASEGNVDCLQALLKVGVDVNIVDEKDLPAMYYAAWEGHLACMKLLTPFNTRIRASPLVAQPSLGPMDSSSAPLPMSLDPDAIPVLELPPPIIPLRRYGHNFLDTKTVVQINFDEGKEQPLIFFQDGKYPAARLTISSKVSDLIPKNIILPFQEDTRTVSFQVDNLDTFSLDFDVFPTYGAKVIAKTVVLPSAFKTQQGSSSCCLPLFDPRLRAIGQISFSTQVIKPFRGQPLEITDFETYWKATSQFNQPTNAVVTGSSLSGDYVRLFVQYTSDGVPVVWPQWTIACGGLQIPVCRLSLEQFAAITAQSTSRAALAGLPSKTVENIAEIYHTLATAGVTLKEALSILPRGVHVNLQVLYPSAEEERMLALGPALDVNVFVDSILTAVFDHARAQRAQFQSPEVARSMVFSSYNARLCTALNWKQPNFPVFLCNDLGREENLVGPSKLSNSGRRSTSIKEAVRIAQSNNFMGLMCYSRLLEMVPALVDAVKSHGLALVMDKSNDSPDTSPLTEPFPRPPKGVDGVLKNHGILRFNDSIDM, encoded by the exons AT GAAGTTCGGCAAGCAGATCCAGAAGCGCCAGCTTGAGGTCCCCGAATATGCCGCCAGCTTTGTCAACTACAAGGCCCTGAAAAAG CTCATCAAGAAACTCTCTGCGACTCCAACCCTAGCTGCCCAGAATGATGTCTTGCGATCTGCCACACCTGTGGACTCGCAAGCAGCCCTTCAGGCGAACAAGGCCACATTCTTTTTCCAATTG GAACGCGAGCTCGACAAAGTAAATGCCTTCTATCTCCAGAAGGAAGCTGAG CTCAAAATTCGGCTGAAGACACTACTCGACAAAAAGAAAGTGCTGCAGACACGCCAAGGAATCTCGCGACGCTCATCCAAGTTCACAACCTTGGAGGAAGGGTTCCAACAATTTGCCACGGATCTCAACAAGCTCCAGCAATTTGTCGAGATCAATGGCACCGCCTTCTCCAAGATCCTAAAGAAATGGGACAAGACGTCAAAGTCAAAGACCAAAGAGCTCTACCTTTCGCGGGCCGTCGAGGTCCAGCCCTTTTTCAACGCCACCGTCATAAGTGAGCTCTCCGATCAGGCCACGACCAGCCTCCAGGAGCTCGGTGCCTGGTCAGATGGAATCCAAGTCAACTTCCAGACGTCTGGCCACGTCGTCACGAGTCAGCACTTCGTGGGTACCGAtgagggcgatgccgacaCCCTCCTGCTCGACACCGTCATAACGGGCAACCTGGAGTCGCTGCGGGATTTGCTTGCTAAAATGCAGTCTGCTAGCGATgtgagcgacggcgacaactCCCTGACAGATCGTGTCACTCGGACATTCTTGACGGCCATCCATGACGCCCCGCAGACAGCCCTGCAGGTGCTGCTCGACACCGGCCTCGTAGACCTTCACTCTTACGACGACATCAATGAACGCAACTGCCTTCACCAAGCAGCAATCTACGGCAAACAGTATGTCCTCGATTGGGGCCTCAAGGCTGGGGTAGCTGTCGGCCGCACGGATGTGTATGGGAGAGTTCCGCTGCATTATGCCAGCTTGCATGGGCGCCTGCCGATGCTGGAAGTGCTCTTGGATG CGAATCTCTCAACGATTGACCTCATTGACCACGACAATTTCACCCCCCTAATCCATGCCATAATTCACGGTCATCTCAACTGCATTGAACATCTACTCGCCAAGTCGGCACGCATCGATCCCACCTCGGATACTGACCATGTCCCCCTCAACCTTGCATGCGAGCACGGGTCCGAGCCAGTCGTCGAGATGCTGCTGAAGCACGGGGCCAAGATAGTGCCAGATGCCGAAGGCCTCTACCCCCAGCACCTGGTCGCGCGAGCCGGGAAGTCGTCgcagctgcttctgcttctgaAGCAGTATGGAGCGGACCTCGACCAGATCGATAAATTGTACGGCTGGACGCCGCTCGTGCACGCGGCCAGCGAAGGCAACGTCGACTGCCTTCAAGCCCTGCTCAAGGTTGGCGTCGATGTGAATATCGTCGACGAAAAGGACCTGCCAGCCATGTACTACGCGGCCTGGGAAGGCCACCTGGCCTGCATGAAGCTGCTCACACCGTTCAACACCCGCATCAGGGCCAGCCCCCTGGTGGCACAGCCGTCTCTTGGGCCAatggacagcagcagcgcgccgctgcccatgtCATTGGATCCGGATGCAATTCCGGTTctcgagctgccgccgccgatcaTCCCGCTGCGCCGCTATGGCCACAATTTCTTGGACACCAAGACGGTGGTGCAGATCAACttcgacgagggcaaggagcaGCCTTTGATATTCTTCCAAGACGGCAAGTATCCGGCTGCTCGCCTGACCATCTCCTCCAAAGTCTCCGACCTAATCCCAAAGAACATTATCCTACCCTTCCAAGAAGATACCCGAACCGTTTCCTTTCAGGTCGACAACCTCGACACCTTTTCTTTGGATTTTGATGTCTTCCCCACCTACGGCGCCAAGGTCATTGCTAAGACGGTGGTGCTACCCTCGGCGTTTAAGACGCAGCAgggcagctcgagctgctgcctTCCGCTGTTCGACCCTCGGCTGCGGGCCATTGGGCAGATCAGCTTCAGCACGCAGGTCATCAAGCCTTTCCGCGGCCAGCCCCTCGAAATCACAGACTTTGAGACGTACTGGAAAGCTACGAGCCAGTTCAACCAGCCGAccaacgccgtcgtcactGGGTCGAGCCTGTCTGGCGACTATGTTCGGCTTTTTGTGCAATACACGAGCGACGGCGTGCCGGTCGTGTGGCCCCAGTGGACCATTGCCTGTGGCGGCTTGCAAATACCGGTATGCAGGCTGTCCTTGGAGCAATTCGCTGCCATCACGGCGCAGAGCACGAGCCGTgccgcgctggctggccttcCCTCAAAAACGGTCGAGAATATTGCGGAGATCTATCACACATTGGCCACGGCCGGTGTCACACTCAAGGAAGCTCTGTCTATCCTGCCTCGCGGAGTCCACGTCAACCTTCAGGTTCTCTATCCGTCTGCAGAAGAGGAGAGGATGCTGGCGCTAGGcccggccctcgacgtcaaCGTTTTCGTTGACTCCATCCTGACGGCAGTCTTTGACCATGCGCGAGCTCAGAGGGCGCAGTTCCAGTCCCCCGAGGTGGCACGGTCCATGGTCTTCTCCAGTTACAACGCCCGACTGTGCACGGCGCTGAACTGGAAGCAGCCTAACTTCCCAGTCTTCCTCTGCAACGATCTAGGCAGGGAAGAGAATCTCGTTGGCCCAAGCAAGCTGTCGAACAGCGGGCGCAGGAGCACGTCAATCAAGGAGGCGGTACGGATCGCGCAGAGCAATAACTTCATGGGCCTGATGTGCTATTCTCGGCTCTTG GAGATGGTGCccgcgctcgtcgatgcAGTCAAGTCTCacgggctggcgctggtgatGGACAAGTCCAACGACTCGCCGGACACGAGCCCGTTGACGGAACCGttccctcgcccgcccaaaGGGGTGGATGGCGTTTTGAAGAATCACGGCATTTTGCGGTTCAATGACTCGATAGACATGTAG
- the CUE5 gene encoding ubiquitin-binding protein cue5 (EggNog:ENOG503NZT5~COG:S): MSSQADANKPATEAGAESPTTARPLEMDDDDVQDTGVVASDDAPGTGSGADPKVTTTATTTPLPAAVTDVPEAASDEAPPPKPPRPLTEAQKNEMILKEAFPSVDNSVIKAVLRASSGRVEPAFNALLEMTDPDAAKNEPEDAPPPQPRRPQGHTPMSQVEADELYARQLAEHYDNVGAYEARTSNRSRGAQHPFDDDDREHSFIDDDLPVIRENLRKGFLETQTKVNGWITNLRKKIEDGFDETEEPTQRQGSPFRRPGEASRRSGDYDRYDADPQVLSDDFAGMKFSADGTPANRTNPTLHRPPPPSSSPRPSDGRRVGFKEETEEINMYDTSPRVPPKDTPSSAMKPSKWQPLSTVEPAPMADNDPFSLGDSEDEKDAKDVKEKPKDSKTDESERLKKAAAEAMADSLVDPTKEGDAAGKKS, translated from the exons ATGTCATCCCAGGCGGACGCG AACAAGCCTGCGACCGAGGCAGGCGCAGAGTCACCCACAACGGCACGGCCTCTCGaaatggacgacgacgatgttcAGGATACCGGTGTCGttgccagcgacgacgcgccgggTACCGGCTCCGGCGCAGACCCCaaggtgacgacgacggccacgacgacgccgctaCCCGCTGCCGTAACAGATGTCCCAGAAGCCGCGTCCGACGAAGCGCCCCCTCCAAAGCCCCCTCGTCCTTTGACGGAGGCACAGAAGAACGAGATGATCCTCAAAGAGGCGTTCCCGTCCGTGGACAACTCGGTCATCAAGGCAGTCCTACGAGCCAGCAGCGGACGGGTCGAGCCGGCGTTCAATGCGCTGTTGG AGATGACCGATCCAGACGCTGCCAAGAACGAACCAGAAGatgccccgccgccccaacctcgacgacctcagGGTCACACGCCTATGTCACAAGTCGAGGCAGACGAGCTCTACGCAAGACAACTAGCTGAACACTACGACAACGTGGGCGCATATGAGGCGAGAACCTCGAACCGTTCTCGCGGTGCTCAGCACccctttgacgacgacgatcgcGAGCATagcttcatcgacgacgacctgcccgTCATTCGCGAAAACCTTCGCAAGGGCTTCCTCGAGACTCAGACCAAGGTTAATGGATGGATCACGAACCTGAGAAAGAAGATTGAGGACGGGTTTGACGAGACGGAGGAGCCGACGCAACGACAGGGCTCGCCGTTCCGGCGCCCCGGTGAGGCTAGCCGCAGAAGCGGCGACTACGACAGATACGATGCCGACCCGCAGGTTCTGAGTGATGACTTTGCAGGTATGAAGTTCTCTGCCGACGGGA CACCCGCCAACCGTACTAACCCCACTCTGCaccgaccgccgcctccatcctcTTCTCCCAGACCCAGCGACGGACGACGCGTGGGGTTCAAGGAGGAGACTGAGGAGATCAACATGTACGACACGTCGCCCAGGGTGCCGCCCAAGGACACGCCTTCGTCGGCCATGAAGCCGAGCAAGTGGCAACCGCTTTCGACCGTCGAGCCGGCTCCGATGGCAGACAACGACCCGTTCAGCCTGGGAGACAGTGAGGATGAGAAGGATGCCAAGGacgtcaaggagaagcccAAGGACTCCAAGACAGATGAGAGCGAGAGATTGAAGAaggctgcggcggaggcCATGGCTGACAGTCTCGTGGACCCTACCAAAGAGGGTGACGCGGCCGGCAAGAAAAGCTGA
- a CDS encoding uncharacterized protein (COG:J~BUSCO:EOG092642CB~EggNog:ENOG503NXKC), translating into MPPRLPIRVALPRPSAVIPQGAPRRLLLPPQLLPTPTSTSASTSATSITSRGVHNGWSTAPPRSKHSRFNQPSAGLPALTTGPAAALKRRENTTPLRAGVLATKKGMTSMFVGKTRVPCTVLQLDQVQVVANKTWEKHGYWAVQVGAGTRPARNVTAPQLGYYEAKGMAPKSELAEFKVRGEEGLLPVGAQLLPDWFQLGQYVDVRARSRGMGFAGGMKRHGFAGQEASHGNSKNHRTIGTTGPSQGSGSRVMPGKKMPGRMGNEWVTVQNLKVLKVDNELGVVLVSGPVPGPKGRVVKLQDSKKRKAPALPHREKALETLKERHPDAEERLEMARKTHLDMKERRQSRTLEL; encoded by the coding sequence ATGCCACCCCGTCTACCCATACGGGTGGCCCTCCCGCGGCCATCCGCAGTGATCCCGCaaggcgcgccgcggcgactgcTCCTCCCGCCGCAACTCCTTCccacgccgacctcgacctcggcctcgacttcGGCAACATCCATCACCAGCCGCGGCGTCCACAACGgctggtcgacggcgccgccgaggtccaAGCACAGCCGGTTCAACCAACCCAGCGCGGGCCTCCCGGCCCTGAcgacgggcccggcggcggcgctcaagcgGCGCGAGAACACGacgccgctgcgggcgggcgtgctggcgaCCAAGAAGGGCATGACGAGCATGTTCGTGGGGAAGACGCGCGTGCCGTGCAcggtgctgcagctcgaccaggtgcaggtggtggcCAACAAGACGTGGGAGAAGCATGGGTACTGGGCCGTGCAGGTGGGCGCGGGgacccggccggcgcgcaaCGTGACGGCCCCGCAGCTGGGGTACtacgaggccaagggcatggCGCCCAAGAGCGAGCTCGCCGAGTTCAaggtgcgcggcgaggagggtctgctgcccgtgggcgcgcagctgctgcccgaCTGGTTCCAGCTGGGCCAGTACGTGGACGTGCGTGCGCGGTCGCGCGGCATGGGCTTCGCTGGCGGCATGAAGCGCCACGGCTTCGCGGGCCAGGAGGCGTCGCACGGAAACTCCAAGAACCACCGCACCATTGGCACGACGGGCCCGTcgcagggcagcggcagccgcgtGATGCCGGGCAAGAAGATGCCGGGACGCATGGGCAACGAGTGGGTCACGGTGCAGAACCTCAAGGTGCTCAAGGTGGACAacgagctgggcgtcgtgctcgtcaGCGGGCCGGTGCCGGGCCCCAagggccgcgtcgtcaaGCTGCAGGActccaagaagcgcaaggcgcccgcgctgccgcaccgCGAGAAGGCCTTGGAGACGCTCAAGGAGAGGCACCcggacgccgaggagaggCTGGAGATGGCGCGCAAGACGCACCTGGACATGAAGGAGAGGCGGCAGTCGCGAACGCTGGAGCTGTGA
- the COA1 gene encoding cytochrome oxidase assembly protein 1 (COG:S~TransMembrane:1 (i90-107o)~EggNog:ENOG503P37B~BUSCO:EOG09265LIB) gives MLSQAVRHRVPGAVTSSSLRQCSRANAAAPSPSSCSRLPPPSPAWWSRGPAQRRWNTPAPRPGEGPLMSRRADRELPDIKQTRFRWSRSLPLFLAVVAVSGLAIFNYQKTSSPIVASTLYALRTSPRARALLGDDIYFKHPIPWIRGEMNQLQGRIDIHFAVRGSRGSGVMRFASNRPSSRALFETTQWSLKMDDAAAAADGDWVDLLEDGDPFRTMLNDDVPPPPSSPSPAPAVEDAADLNATRGFRQQGALNK, from the exons ATGCTGTCGCAAGCAGTCCGGCACCGCGTGCCGGGGGCGGTtacatcgtcgtcgctgcgccAGTGCTCCAGAGCCAATGCAGCtgcgccatcaccatcatcatgttcgcgactgccgccgccatcgccggcgtggtggtCCCGCGGGCCGGCGCAGAGGCGCTGGaacacgcccgccccgaGACCCGGCGAGGGGCCGCTCATgtcccgccgcgccgaccgCGAGCTCCCAG ACATCAAGCAGACACGCTTCCGGTGGTcgcgctccctccctctcttcctcgccgtcgtcgccgtctcggggctcgccatcttcaacTACCAAAAGACGTCGTCCCCCATCGTCGCCTCGACCCTCTACGCCCTGCGCACctcgccccgcgcccgcgccctcctcggcgacgacatctACTTCAAGCACCCCATCCCCTGGATCCGCGGCGAGATGAACCAGCTCCAGGGCCGCATCGACATCCACTTCGCCGTCCGCGGCTCCCGCGGCTCCGGCGTCATGCGCTTCGCCAGCAAcaggccctcgagccgcgCCCTCTTCGAGACCACCCAGTGGAGCCTCAAGAtggatgatgccgccgccgccgccgacggtgactgggtcgacctgctcgaggacgggGACCCGTTCAGGACCATGCTCAACGATgatgtgccgccgccgccgtcgtcgccctcaccGGCGCCTGCGGTggaggacgcggcggaccTCAACGCCACGAGGGGCTTCAGGCAGCAGGGTGCCTTGAACAAGTAG